The sequence TGGTGTCAGGCCCCAGCAAGGGGAAAGGAGCCCACGCCTGAGGGCAGGTGGCAAGGGATATCCCATGTCCGATCTCCCCCACCCTGGGACTGCCCCTCCCAGTGTCTTTATGACAGCCAGGTTGGACTGGGAGCGGCTCACTGCTCCTCTAGCCAGGAGGGCTTCTCAGCTCCTGGAGGCCTCAGCTTGATGTTGAACTGCTGCAGGGTCTGCTCCAGTTGTTTCTGGTTCCCAGCAAAGTAGGCGGACACAGCATTGTGGAAGAGCAGCAGCTGCTTGTGCATCACCTTGATCTGGGGGTCCAGAGGGTCAGCTGAGGCTGGACTCAGGTGCCCTTCTTGAGGGGCTGAGCCTGAGACCAGACCAGGGATGCATGCATTCTGCTCTGATGGTgctttgggggtggggtttgAACTCCACCGAGGGAATCAAAGGAGAAAGGTTACGCTGATGGGAGAAACCTGACTTGattggctggggctggggttctGGTACCACAACTCAGGGTATGATTTTTCTGTCATGATCCTGGGACCAGCAGTCAACTCTTCAACAGAAAAGGGCCAGGGATTGGAAGGAGGGAGACCCGGAAAGGTCCAGGGGTTGAGGGGGCTAAGAGAAGATCCCACTCCTTAGTCAGACTGCATTACTCCATCCAACGATGGGCAGGGTCTGGGGGGGAGGGTCGTTGTTACAGATGGGAAGATGGGCTGGGGTCAACGGGGTGGGGTTGGCACCTTGTTTTCTTCCAGGAACTTGAGCTTGATGGCCACATCTCCCCGCAGCTTCTCATATTTGTCCCGATGGGCCTGGAAAGTGGCCTGGGCACTCTCAAGTCGACCACGCGTCCCTGCATCCCGAGGGCCTAGGCTCAGCTCCTCTAAGTCTGTACGGTAGGCATCATAttccagcctggggagggggtgataTAGGCTCATCTCCACCCCTTTGTCCTCCACACTCTTCCTTCCTGAATTCTTATAACCCTAACCTCAAATTTCCACCCAAGCCAGCCAACTCCCAAAGCCCTAGGCCCTGCCAGTGCCCACACCTGGCAGCCTCATACTGTTTGACAGTCATGAGTGTGTCTTCCATGGTCTTGGTGACCAATGTGTTGATGCTAGAGACAAAGAAGTTCACAGCCCCTAACAGTGTCTCTCCATTCTTGCACAGCAGCTTCTGTGTCTCTGCATTGTAGCCAAATTCCTCCtgagggcagaagggagggacAGGCCTTGAGAAAGAGTCCCTACCTGACTGGAGCTGTAGGGCCCTTCATTCCCCTCTTCCCCAGGGAGGAAGCAGCCATCAAAACTGGAACAACCAAGGACTGCCTCCAGCAAGGCTCTCTTAGCCAGAAAGTTAGTGGGGCCACCCTGGGgatgcctggggtgggaatgtgggggtggggttcTCAGATAAGTTCACAGGACTAGAACAGAGAAAGCTAGTGCAGCAGGCAAGGGAGGGGCTCGGATTAGGCTGAGCATCAAAGGCATTCTCACAAATGCAGAGAAGGGTTACTTGTGAGGCACCCAGTGTGccgcctcccacagcccctccaacTTCTGGACCTCTGTACAAACCCTTAAGCTGCCTCCACAGGTGAgtgctgctgggggcagggctgggcccaccCTGTAGGGGTTCTCCCTctgggctgcaggagggagggagggaggctgaggggtGACTGCCTGGGAGGGCCTGGGCCCAGTCCCCCCACCCTCGTTGGCCTGGCCGAGGCACCTGAAGCTCTGGGGACTTCTGGCTGAGGTCAGCAAAGGCGTCACCTAGTGCATGCTGGGTCTGCAGCAGGCTGTAGAGGTGGGCTGTCAGTGCCCGGCCCAGCTGCAGGACACTCTCATACTTGCGCTTCGTCTCACGCAGCAACTCAATCTGCAGCTCTAGCTCCAGGTCCACAGTCCGAGAGCCTCGGCCAAATCGCTCAGATAACAGCTgctttgtgcactgatggggaaGTGGGGGAATCAGTCAGAGACCCTAGCACCCTGCCCCCACAACAGGTATGTACCCCAGTATACCCAGACTCCTAGTCTCAGCCATAGATGAAATATTAGGATctgggagaaggggaaagggacCCATGGGagtttgggggaagggagaggtgctTGAGTCCCACCTTATATGTGTTGATGCCCCATTTCTTGACGATGTCAAACTTCTCTCCAGCGATGCCCCGAGCCACCTCATCTCCAGGGCTAGCAGGAGTGGCACTGTGAGATGGATGGCGGCCAGACCCTAAAGGACCAAGTTCTCTGACACCAGCCTCTCTCAGATACAACCAGACACCTCTGTGGCTCCACCCATTCTTCCCTCCCAGCACCTGAAAAGGACTTTCCTGAAGGAGCAGAAGCTAGAGACAATTAGATTCTCCTACTCACTAGGAGGAACTCATATCTTGCGCCCTGAAACCCAAATCCTAATATACATCTGACCTCCTCTGAGGTGGTGGtgaggaatgggggggggggggggagatggataggggcagagggaacagaaggAAATACACAGAAGGTGGGCTAGAAGGTCAAGGATGGTGGGTCCTGGTAACAGGAAACCTGGTTGACATTCCCATGTGGTATCACAGTCTGTGAGGTTCAGGGCTGTTTATTCCTCTAAATTTTAGAGTCTAAAGTACCAACTCTGAGAAGCCTCATAAAGATCCAAATCAGTATCAAGCCCTAGATCAGGGGAAACTTCTGTGGAAGCGTCCCTAACGTGACTCAGGTGGTGGCAGCGGAGAAAAAGGCTGCACCTCAGGGGAAATGGCAAAGGGGAGCAGTTGGACAACCCTGGGAACTGGCCTTGGGGTGAGGACACCATAGGGTTCACACTAGCAGGAGTTTCCAAGATCTCTCAAGATAATTCAAGCTTTCTCAAACATAGCCTATGCTCCCCAGAACCAttcctctccccatcctcactCAAGCTTCCTGTCCTGGTCTGATCATTCATACCTGTGGGGATGAGTCCATCACCAGAGCCCCCATAGCCACCAGACACAACGCTGGTTTCATTGAGGTTGGGTCCTGACACCATCACCTGCTGGAGGTCCTATAGGCCAGAGAAGAGGGGGGCTTCAGGAACATAAGGGCAGCTGAAGCATTTTGGGGGTGAGAACAAGCTTGGATTGAAGCATCATAGAGAGAGCACACAAGGGAAGTCTGCACAGAATCAAAACGAAAATTTGTAAAAAGATTGAAGGGAGTTAGATAAATTAGGGAAGGCGACTAAAATAGCCCAGGGTTTATGAGTTGGGATTCCTAAAATGAGAcaataaggagaaaaatcaaacagAAGCACCTGCTCCAGGCCATCATCTTCGGGAAGCTGCCCAGCTTCGCCATTCCCATGGATGGGGATCTCCATTGTGGCTGCCTTCCCTAGGATCCCGTCCGTCATGGCTAGGGAAGGGACCGGAGTCAATGTCTCCACCCCAGCGCCCTGCAAATCCCAACACAGACAGTTCTGGAAACTGGCCAGGTCTCCAGAAGAGAAAGGTCCCCCTACCATTTCTGAGGTTTTAGAGGTTTTCCCAGGGCTTGGGTGTCCTGATTTGGCTGCCACTCCTTTCGTCAGGTAGCATATGTATCTCTCCCCTCCAAGGTGCATAGTTTTCCACCTGCACACCCAGGCCTCAGGTGTCTTCTCCTGACTCTCCAACCCCACCAAGACTCCGTgatcattcatccattcaatcgTTCAACAGACACtgactgagtacctactatgtgccatgcactATTTGAGGCCCTGcaaatacagcagtgaacaaaatggaTAAAGTCTGTATTCTCTTGGAGCTTATCCCCATGCAGGTGTTTCTCCCCATCAGGAGATGAACCCCTTTCCAGGGCTCAGGTATGTCACCCAGGGCTTGACCTTGCACACTCCTTTGGTGTGTCTCCCCCTTTCCTTCAAGTgatctccccctcctccaccccatgcACCTTTTCTTCCTCGCCCTCTCCACCAGGCCTTAGTTGAATCAGTTGGTGTATGTTCTCGGCCTCTGGGAAAAGCCTCTTTTTCCCAGGATAGAGTTGAACCCTTCCAAAGTCAGTTATGTCTCCCCAGGTGTGTTTccctatccccccacccccaccccatacacCTGGGCATCAGGTGTGTCCTCATCCTTCCCTGAGCTCAGAGGTATCTTGCCCTCAGGACAGGTTCATGCGTTCAACTTCCACTTGACTAAGTGCGCCCCTCTCACCTCGGGCTGGGCTGCTCTTCCCCTCGGGGCGCCAGGCCCGGTCCGCGCGGGGACCTCGGGCTCCCGTTCCCGTCGCGATCCTAGCAGCAGGTCAGGGATTCGGCGGAAGTGACGTCCACACCCGGGCAGAAGAAGCCGGCCACGTCGCAGTTTGTGAGGGCGGAAGTGACGTTGAGCTAGGGGGCAGGGCGATCCTTGAACCAACCCTTCAGTTCTCGGGGAAAATCTCCCGGAGATTACTTCCGGGGCGTGACCGAGACGCTGTAACGGAAGTAAGGGCGGGCGTGCTCCTGAGGCGGGATGGAGCAGCAGCATCAGCAGCAGCTGAGGAATGTGAGTAGCAGCTCGCAGTGGCTTCGGGACCTTACATTCAGCTCGCATCCCCGTCCGCAGGCGGGACCCCGGAGAGCCAGGGGCCAAGGGCTGGGAACAAGGGCCGTAGTGCGCGGTCCCAGGAAACGCGCGGCCCCGAATTGAGGTGTGGGCCCCCTTATCGCTGAGTCCTTGGTCCCCTTCTCTTCCAGTTGCGGGACTTCCTGTTGGTCTACAATCGGATGACGGAACTCTGCTTCCAGCGCTGCGTGCCCAGCCTGCACCACCGGGCCCTGGAtgctgaggaggtggggaacCGAGTAGGGAGccactcttcctcctctccccacttcccttcaACCTTTGGCCGAGTCTTTCCTTTACCCTCGCCCCTAGGCTGGGAAGGGGAAGACAGGAGACGCACCTGACAGGCCACCTTTGGCCTCTGCCTCCACCCTGTCTTCCCTCCAGGAGGCCTGCCTGCACAGCTGTGCTGGGAAGCTGATCCATTCCAACCACCGCCTCATGGCCGCCTATGTGCAGCTCATGCCTGCCCTGGTGCAGCGCCGCATCGCAGACTACGAGGCTGCCTCCGCTGGGACAGGGGCTGCTGCTGAACAGCCGGGAAACTCGCCCACAGCCAGCTAGCCATCCCCAACCCAGGAAGGGAGGCACTGGATGGACCCTCGCATTGAAGGAGCCAGTGGACCTTGGGCTGGGTGCAGCCCGTATAGAGAGTGAGGAGTTGCCTGAGAGCTGGGTGCTGTTGCTCCTTTTTCTGGAGCTAATAAACCCGCTTTCATTCCGTTTGGTTTATGTTTTGGGCGGAGAAGCTCTGCCCACTTGACTAGCACCATTCTTTATTTGTCAGTGCTTATCTGCTGGCTTCAACCCTGGCAGCAGGGAAATTGCCTTCTATGTGTAGAAGGAAAACCTCAGCATTCATTCCCGAGGCATCTGGTTAAACCGAGGTGTGTGGATGCAATTTTTTAAGGTTGGTAATAGCAACAGGAAGGCGATTCCTGGCCAGATGACAGAGAAAGTAGGAGCTCTGTCCAGCTGTCATTAAATAAAATCTGTCTGACTTTAACGGCTCACTTGTGAGCTGGGTATGCATTCATTCATAACTTTTTGTATGTGGATTGTGTCTTGCAAGAGGGAATTCTGCTAGATTTAGAGAAAAGAGGAGACATCTAAGGACAACAGGGTTTTGGGGGACTACCTCCTTATAAATCAGTAACTCCAGAACAGATGAAACCTTTAAGAATTCTGAATGTTCTGAAACTTTAACCATATCCCCAAGTTGTTACTTCTTTACTATTTTCTAAGAAGACTTTTTTTTTGCTTCAGGGGTGATCAGAAAGGGGAAAACTTGAGGGCCCATATTCTGCAATATGGTCAGGCTTGAGATAAAGAAATCCAAGAGAG is a genomic window of Myotis daubentonii chromosome 9, mMyoDau2.1, whole genome shotgun sequence containing:
- the ARFIP2 gene encoding arfaptin-2 isoform X2; protein product: MVSGPNLNETSVVSGGYGGSGDGLIPTGSGRHPSHSATPASPGDEVARGIAGEKFDIVKKWGINTYKCTKQLLSERFGRGSRTVDLELELQIELLRETKRKYESVLQLGRALTAHLYSLLQTQHALGDAFADLSQKSPELQEEFGYNAETQKLLCKNGETLLGAVNFFVSSINTLVTKTMEDTLMTVKQYEAARLEYDAYRTDLEELSLGPRDAGTRGRLESAQATFQAHRDKYEKLRGDVAIKLKFLEENKIKVMHKQLLLFHNAVSAYFAGNQKQLEQTLQQFNIKLRPPGAEKPSWLEEQ
- the ARFIP2 gene encoding arfaptin-2 isoform X1; its protein translation is MTDGILGKAATMEIPIHGNGEAGQLPEDDGLEQDLQQVMVSGPNLNETSVVSGGYGGSGDGLIPTGSGRHPSHSATPASPGDEVARGIAGEKFDIVKKWGINTYKCTKQLLSERFGRGSRTVDLELELQIELLRETKRKYESVLQLGRALTAHLYSLLQTQHALGDAFADLSQKSPELQEEFGYNAETQKLLCKNGETLLGAVNFFVSSINTLVTKTMEDTLMTVKQYEAARLEYDAYRTDLEELSLGPRDAGTRGRLESAQATFQAHRDKYEKLRGDVAIKLKFLEENKIKVMHKQLLLFHNAVSAYFAGNQKQLEQTLQQFNIKLRPPGAEKPSWLEEQ
- the TIMM10B gene encoding mitochondrial import inner membrane translocase subunit Tim10 B isoform X2 gives rise to the protein MEQQHQQQLRNLRDFLLVYNRMTELCFQRCVPSLHHRALDAEEEACLHSCAGKLIHSNHRLMAAYVQLMPALVQRRIADYEAASAGTGAAAEQPGNSPTAS
- the TIMM10B gene encoding mitochondrial import inner membrane translocase subunit Tim10 B isoform X1, yielding MEQQHQQQLRNLRDFLLVYNRMTELCFQRCVPSLHHRALDAEEAGKGKTGDAPDRPPLASASTLSSLQEACLHSCAGKLIHSNHRLMAAYVQLMPALVQRRIADYEAASAGTGAAAEQPGNSPTAS